The Maniola hyperantus chromosome 12, iAphHyp1.2, whole genome shotgun sequence genome has a segment encoding these proteins:
- the gukh gene encoding LOW QUALITY PROTEIN: uncharacterized protein gukh (The sequence of the model RefSeq protein was modified relative to this genomic sequence to represent the inferred CDS: deleted 2 bases in 2 codons; substituted 3 bases at 3 genomic stop codons), whose protein sequence is MPFVQRVVEPKFLSRTSLRDENGKPRVTDEELQAVTNCTLSNALRQLASLVLLAEDIFSELTSQLEGITERSKCARTKIECIHELVQKYDPKKVPVPEGSLSDFALRKVHYTASNPLRKELFTADTRPASLRNLYEKATTDRLSASILDQLRRDSQHSPYLLCTPVLSTKRRRIHQKLNVEIETRIPLIVEHLRKWTSKEAVGDITALPDASMRIASGVTLTPDELSECGSGDDEPIDHRLPSPEEQLRVIASKFPPELIAIDTSGKFFDRMCNSRKSLHIETSTGETDTVKRRTRTRKPRGKRRNTISGTDQKELREAIAGDTPNAVASEELEDNTVIRSRSSDLLKKSPTDAIAKKSHFNSLKQWGKNRLKMMGRSPSTSRDNFRDSKTEKSKELLSIVAIENDQTQEAVNMRKKRTGEEDRRTHQRCASYSSSEKSIGVPTNVQTTATISTGVKLRGASTQRRSRRSGIARDEPHSSSGNWSASSESGRTSIGSEITTTTVPPKSSTSAATSNNSLNYNHHGPPSSIISRRKFLNTSGSGSVTSEGTLTPDIIHDLHEDLETSSEFSCDTEGYYTSFHMDSGLKTLKEEEMTPSTPLHTTTALSNSSNSQNLSAENEYELFGKGSTSTTTSSAGTVCTTLMAGDSDKSLIIGPTVPERKSSLNKITRSRGNLERSSSSSFSRSPFTSLRYTAIRSYADKQSSNHSAPEISVVPSNTVTITKNVGTQREITAVAEIHTETDLESAKKSTGTNSPDSGHNTSSSPIEDSVSSAHGKNSLSEQDYSESSDLEGTDRIERIRYKTTINSSRIPSMCVITPTNSDDESETSNKGSEKNRKQEAITRNNGDLTKSSSRPKLDLPNEEKQKEIRPDVKSYKSQNQYKSSLHPFNNFMCRLKGVLPNKLSTKKSPVAKDAETMEDFYDSGDYVTIADVKNNNQKVSLSRGNYANNDIVRKNLQTVLSGKLPETEXFHXTNSELLKXEQDYVEHSLDQKQSQALEEIQRKGAKVTLDSQGQVIYSSDTLKRRKGAHTTFEPGPFVQEICLTTTIIQRECADVVKITDETDFPYEPPPPASKPTSPQLGKMIIKAPKDPNGAMTKEFVTLPPPKPSTIIAATPFTAPPVMNNNKLDAVANRNKDLPRVVEAITRTGAYVNIHDAEGVSLSPTKDDNADYRHSIADKPLSKLHHQIQDNLPSVDLNHFNPTLHRYHTAHLRGRHGVINYDNETGPTQPKFWTLPKITPLNNIEKSTVIEEKTLCSPTRRSLAEAQSNPVFRQNNENSIKISPIDPRTSATFKSSTPTNKENIIDLSSKLLSPVKSTMTNEELYAVIHKSKKKLNIKETPERAESPALNTVNLSAVSSETSLAVKSSQRYPETGYLGDSKNRIFFSDGDKQNTVFNTMGTLCIPKHETCADRHGPLQQTSRLDFKKLLLQHSVKLSTHNIQSRSNKLSAVEQLKLSKEKPQVPSTPPENRSQINILDLSGSPKTYSHRKNNKTNNQPLSPGRTSALLKEHKNTSKILLSPKSQWRFASPRSDVLSTPIPEANNEDENSNSSGEKCETTPVSPPSKTVPIVTNQHFGARRSLIPISEHKIDEIRSSNIDQGVFPLGTDPNTQVLSRSEIIQAKRAEFFKNTPEPSLPKFTSFKRSNSPNNESGLRNKISPERGKTSPTTLETAL, encoded by the exons cTGAGGGCAGCCTGTCTGATTTTGCGTTGCGCAAAGTTCATTACACGGCCAGCAATCCTCTCAGAAAAGAACTTTTCACAGCAGACACgag ACCTGCAAGCTTACGGAACTTATACGAAAAGGCTACGACCGATCGGCTCTCCGCTTCCATACTCGACCAGCTGAGAAGAGATTCCCAACATTCCCCCTACCTCCTGTGTACGCCTGTGCTTAGCACCAAAAGACGACGAATACATCAGAAACTCAATGTTGAAATTGAAACTAGAATT CCGTTAATAGTAGAGCACCTTCGAAAATGGACCTCGAAAGAAGCTGTGGGCGACATAACTGCGCTGCCAGACGCGTCGATGCGCATCGCGAGCGGTGTGACCCTGACGCCCGACGAGCTCTCCGAGTGCGGCTCCGGCGACGACGAGCCCATCGACCATCGCCTGCCCAGCCCCGAGGAGCAGCTGAGGGTCATCGCTTCCAA attcCCACCCGAACTTATCGCGATAGACACATCCGGCAAATTCTTCGATAGAATGTGCAACTCGCGAAAATCTCTCCACATTGAGACGAGTACCGGTGAGACGGACACGGTGAAGCGACGCACGCGCACGAGGAAACCCCGGGGTAAAAGACGAAACACGATTTCGGGCACTGATCAGAAAGAGCTTAGAGAGGCTATCGCTGG TGATACACCAAATGCTGTGGCTTCTGAAGAACTTGAAGATAACACAGTCATCCGGTCCCGGTCGAGCGATTTGCTTAAGAAAAGTCCGACAGATGCTATTGCCAAGAAGAGTcattttaatagtttaaaacaaTGGGGCaaaaacagattaaaaatgatggGCAGATCACCTAGTACAAGTAGGGACAATTTCAGAGACTCAAAAACTGAGAAAAGTAAAGAGTTGTTATCGATTGTGGCTATAGAAAATGATCAAACTCAAGAAGCTGTAAATATGCGTAAAAAACGAACAGGAGAAGAAGATAGAAGAACACACCAAAGATGTGCGTCTTACTCGTCATCAGAAAAGAGTATCGGAGTTCCGACTAATGTTCAAACAACAGCGACTATTAGTACTGGTGTAAAATTACGTGGGGCGTCTACGCAAAGAAGATCTAGACGATCAGGCATTGCGAGAGACGAGCCGCATTCGTCGAGCGGCAATTGGTCAGCGAGCTCAGAATCCGGGAGGACGAGCATCGGCTCAGAAATAACTACGACAACCGTACCACCCAAAAGTTCAACATCAGCGGCTACGTCTAACAATTCTCTGAACTATAACCACCATGGTCCACCCAGTTCAATTATAAGTAGAAGAAAATTCCTTAATACATCCGGTTCAGGAAGTGTTACCAGTGAAGGAACACTCACTCCAGATATAATTCACGATTTACATGAAGATTTAGAAACAAGTTCTGAGTTTTCTTGTGATACGGAAGGGTATTATACTTCCTTCCACATGGATTCAGGTCTCAAAACATTGAAAGAAGAGGAAATGACACCATCTACGCCTCTGCACACGACAACGGCTCTTTCAAATTCTTCTAATAGTCAAAACTTATCAGCTGAAAACGAATACGAACTTTTTGGAAAAGGATCTACGAGTACTACCACAAGTTCAGCTGGCACTGTTTGCACCACCCTGATGGCGGGTGATAGTGATAAATCTTTGATAATCGGCCCCACTGTGCCTGAACGTAAAAGCTCTTTAAACAAAATTACGCGTAGCCGGGGAAATTTGGAACGAAGTTCGAGTTCGTCATTTTCTAGATCTCCGTTTACTAGTTTGAGATATACGGCAATAAGATCATATGCCGATAAACAATCGTCCAACCATTCAGCACCCGAAATAAGCGTAGTTCCCTCAAACACagtaactattacaaaaaatgtTGGCACTCAAAGAGAAATTACGGCCGTCGCTGAGATACACACTGAAACTGACCTCGAAAGCGCAAAGAAAAGCACTGGTACGAATTCCCCAGACTCGGGTCATAATACTTCAAGCTCGCCGATAGAAGACTCGGTATCTAGTGCCCATGGCAAGAACAGTCTTTCCGAACAAGATTACTCTGAATCATCCGATCTCGAAGGGACAGATAGAATAGAAAGAATAAGATATAAGACGACTATCAACAGTTCCAGGATTCCATCCATGTGTGTTATAACTCCGACAAACTCAGATGATGAGAGTGAAACCAGTAATAAAGGTTCAGAGAAAAACAGAAAACAAGAAGCTATTACAAGGAACAATGGAGATTTGACTAAATCATCTAGTAGGCCAAAATTAGATTTACCTAACGAAGAAAAGCAAAAAGAAATAAGACCTGATGTCAAATCATATAAATCTCAAAATCAATACAAGTCCTCTTTACATCCCTTCAATAATTTTATGTGTAGATTAAAAGGTGTACTACCAAATAAGCTATCGACGAAAAAATCACCTGTTGCCAAAGATGCGGAAACAATGGAAGATTTTTATGATTCAGGGGACTATGTAACAATTGCAGACGTTAAGAACAATAATCAAAAGGTCAGCTTAAGCAGAGGGAACTACGCCAACAATGACATAGTTCGAAAGAATTTACAAACTGTTCTGTCTGGTAAACTCCCAGAAACAGAATAGTTTCATTGAACGAACTCCGAATTGCTTAAGTGAGAGCAAGACTATGTGGAACATAGTTTAGACCAAAAACAGTCTCAAGCATTAGAAGAAATTCAGAGAAAGGGTGCAAAGGTTACCTTAGACTCTCAAGGCCAAGTAATTTATTCGTCAGATACactaaaaagaagaaaaggCGCTCATACTACATTCGAACCTGGACCATTCGTTCAAGAAATATGCCTCACAACTACAATAATTCAAAGAGAATGCGCAGATGTAGTGAAAATCACGGATGAGACTGACTTTCCGTATGAACCTCCACCACCCGCCAGTAAACCTACATCGCCACAATTGGGTAAAATGATCATTAAGGCGCCAAAAGATCCCAACGGTGCCATGACTAAAGAATTTGTGACTTTACCTCCTCCTAAACCAAGCACTATAATTGCCGCTACGCCTTTCACTGCTCCACCTGTTATGAATAATAACAAATTAGATGCAGTCGCTAACAGAAATAAAGATCTACCACGAGTAGTCGAAGCAATAACAAGAACAGGCGCTTACGTAAATATACATGACGCGGAGGGTGTCAGCTTATCTCCAACGAAAGATGATAATGCAG ACTATCGACATTCAATTGCTGACAAGCCTCTATCAAAACTTCACCATCAAATACAAGACAATCTTCCGTCAGTTGACTTAAACCATTTCAACCCCACACTCCACCGATACCATACCGCACATCTTCGTGGAAGACATGGTGTTATAAATTATGACAATGAAACGGGTCCGACCCAGCCAAAATTTTGGACGCTCCCTAAAATTACCCCTTTAAATAACATTGAGAAATCTACAGTAATAGAAGAGAAAACTTTGTGTAGCCCGACAAGGCGCAGCCTTGCAGAAGCACAATCCAATCCAGTTTTCAGGCAGAATAATGAAAATTCCATAAAAATATCACCAATAGATCCGCGAACATCAGCCACTTTCAAATCATCTACACCaactaataaagaaaatataattgaCTTAAGTTCCAAGCTTTTATCTCCTGTTAAATCAACTATGACAAACGAAGAGCTATACGCAGTCATACACAAAAGTAAAAAGAAACTCAACATCAAGGAAACTCCCGAACGAGCAGAGTCGCCAGCATTGAATACAGTAAACTTGTCGGCCGTGAGCTCGGAAACATCCTTGGCTGTTAAAAGTAGCCAGCGTTATCCGGAAACTGGTTACTTAGGAGATAGCAAAAACAGAATATTTTTTTCGGATGGTGACAAACAAAACACGGTGTTTAACACCATGGGGACGCTTTGCATTCCGAAGCACGAGACTTGTGCAGACCGACATGGACCTCTGCAACAAACATCAAGATTAGATTTTAAGAAGTTGCTTTTGCAGCACAGCGTCAAACTTAGTACACACAACATACAAAGTAGATCGAATAAACTCTCGGCGGTAGAGCAACTCAAACTTTCTAAAGAAAAACCACAAGTTCCTTCTACCCCTCCTGAAAATAGATCACAAATTAATATTCTCGATCTTAGTGGATCGCCGAAAACTTATTCTCAtagaaaaaacaataaaacgaACAACCAACCACTTTCGCCAGGTCGAACTAGCGCTTTGCTGAAG GAACATAAAAACACTTCAAAAATTCTGCTCTCCCCAAAATCGCAGTGGCGATTTGCAAGTCCGCGATCAGACGTACTATCTACGCCCATACCTGAAGCAAACAATGAGGATGAAAATTCGAACAGTTCTGGAGAAAAGTGTGAAACAACTCCAGTAAGCCCACCGTCA AAAACAGTTCCTATAGTGACTAATCAACATTTTGGGGCCCGAAGATCCCTAATACCAATTAGTGAGCATAAGATCGATGAAATTCGCAGTTCAAACATAGATCAAGGTGTTTTCCCATTAGGTACCGATCCAAATACTCAAGTTTTATCAAGATCGGAAATAATACAAGCAAAGCGAGCGGAATTCTTTAAGAACACTCCAGAACCGTCGCTCCCAAAATTTACATCTTTCAAAAGATCCAATTCTCCAAATAACGAATCAGGtctaagaaataaaatatctcCTGAAAGAGGGAAAACTTCGCCGACTACTTTAGAGACCGCCTTATGA